The Dehalogenimonas sp. 4OHTPN genome window below encodes:
- the feoB gene encoding ferrous iron transport protein B has translation MSTKRPDSFDTPVESCPACHGPRPEKQRRLDSARSALKVALVGSPNVGKSSVFHALTGRRVIISNYPGTTVDIFRGQAIFSNRPVEVIDTPGMYSLHSITEEERVARAILLQEKPDVVLHVIDAKNLERMLPMTFQLIEAGLPVIVVLNMMDEAAAHGIGINTGKLAAELGVPVIGTAASLGRGITELKQAILRYQTISLALPIVYDALIENAVADLKPLVNGSPPAERISSRSIALLLLREDEQIRQSVVSEVSVGSQIDAIVDRARLSMNQAPAYVLALAQQRAATKLAASVMSRQASGKLRFGERLSRAMMHPFTGGLILAAVLYAMYFIVGVFGAGTLVGLLEERVFGGLINPFFQNTLQDLIPVQIISDLFVGDYGIITLGITYAIGIILPIVSTFFIVFSMIEDSGYLPRLAMLIDRVFKFIGLNGRAVIPIVLGLGCDTMATIVTRTQETKRERVITTLLLALAIPCSAQLGVIFGILSVSSGMLLTWLGVVGAVFVLVGWLASRIIPGQRACFYMEVPPLRLPRLSNVLQKTYARLEWYLKEVIPFFIVASVVLWAGDAVGLLGILISGLTPVVEFVGIPAEAAVAFVIGFFRRDFGAAGLYDLTAQGLLFGNALLVSAVVMTLFVPCIAQFMVMIKERGWKTAVAIAGFIFPFAFLVGLGLDRALKLLGVNL, from the coding sequence ATGTCCACCAAGCGCCCCGATTCCTTCGACACACCCGTTGAAAGCTGCCCCGCCTGCCACGGTCCGCGGCCGGAAAAGCAGCGGCGCTTAGACTCGGCGCGGTCGGCCTTGAAGGTCGCCCTGGTCGGCAGCCCCAACGTCGGCAAGAGTTCCGTCTTCCACGCCCTGACCGGACGGCGCGTCATCATTTCCAACTACCCCGGCACTACCGTTGACATCTTCCGCGGCCAGGCCATTTTCAGCAACCGCCCGGTGGAGGTTATCGACACCCCCGGCATGTACTCCCTTCACTCCATTACCGAGGAAGAGCGGGTAGCCCGGGCTATCCTGCTCCAGGAGAAGCCGGACGTGGTGCTCCATGTCATCGACGCCAAAAACCTGGAGCGGATGCTTCCTATGACTTTCCAGCTCATCGAGGCGGGACTGCCGGTCATCGTCGTCCTGAACATGATGGACGAGGCGGCGGCCCACGGCATCGGCATCAATACCGGGAAACTTGCCGCCGAACTGGGTGTCCCGGTCATCGGCACCGCGGCATCCCTCGGGCGGGGCATTACCGAACTCAAACAGGCAATCCTGCGTTACCAAACCATCAGCCTGGCGCTGCCGATAGTCTATGACGCATTAATTGAAAACGCCGTCGCTGATCTGAAGCCGCTGGTCAACGGCAGCCCGCCAGCCGAGCGCATTTCCAGCCGGTCGATCGCCCTGCTGCTTTTAAGAGAGGATGAGCAAATACGTCAATCGGTAGTTAGCGAAGTATCGGTTGGCTCGCAGATCGATGCCATCGTTGACCGCGCCAGGCTGTCCATGAATCAGGCCCCGGCCTACGTTCTGGCGCTGGCCCAGCAGCGGGCGGCCACGAAACTGGCGGCAAGCGTCATGTCGCGGCAGGCGTCCGGGAAACTCCGCTTCGGCGAGCGCCTTTCCCGGGCCATGATGCACCCGTTCACCGGCGGGCTCATTCTGGCGGCGGTGCTGTACGCCATGTATTTCATCGTCGGCGTCTTCGGCGCCGGCACGCTGGTGGGTCTGCTGGAGGAAAGGGTCTTCGGCGGGCTCATCAATCCCTTCTTCCAGAACACCCTGCAGGACTTGATTCCTGTCCAGATTATCTCCGATCTTTTCGTCGGCGATTACGGCATCATCACCCTGGGTATAACCTATGCCATCGGTATCATTCTGCCCATAGTGTCCACCTTTTTCATCGTCTTTTCGATGATCGAGGACTCCGGCTACCTGCCGCGGCTGGCGATGCTAATTGACCGCGTCTTCAAGTTTATAGGCTTGAACGGCCGGGCGGTCATTCCCATCGTCCTGGGCCTGGGCTGCGATACCATGGCCACCATCGTCACCCGCACCCAGGAAACGAAACGGGAGCGGGTCATCACCACCCTGCTTCTGGCCCTGGCCATCCCCTGCTCCGCCCAGCTTGGCGTCATTTTCGGCATCCTTTCCGTCTCTTCCGGCATGCTGCTGACCTGGTTGGGCGTCGTCGGCGCCGTCTTTGTCCTTGTCGGCTGGCTGGCTTCCAGAATCATCCCGGGTCAGCGCGCCTGCTTCTACATGGAAGTGCCGCCCCTCCGGCTGCCGCGCCTGTCCAACGTACTGCAAAAAACCTACGCCCGGCTGGAGTGGTATTTGAAAGAGGTCATCCCGTTCTTCATCGTAGCCAGCGTAGTGCTGTGGGCCGGCGATGCCGTCGGCCTCCTTGGCATCTTGATTAGCGGACTTACACCAGTCGTTGAGTTCGTCGGCATCCCCGCCGAGGCGGCGGTGGCCTTCGTCATCGGCTTCTTCCGCCGGGACTTCGGCGCCGCCGGGCTGTATGACCTGACCGCCCAGGGGCTGCTCTTCGGCAACGCCCTGCTGGTATCGGCGGTAGTCATGACCCTGTTCGTCCCCTGCATCGCCCAGTTCATGGTGATGATCAAAGAGCGAGGCTGGAAGACGGCGGTAGCCATTGCCGGCTTTATCTTCCCCTTTGCCTTCCTGGTCGGACTGGGACTTGACCGCGCGCTGAAGCTCCTAGGGGTCAATCTATGA
- a CDS encoding Fur family transcriptional regulator, which translates to MPLGKTALKATGQRAVILDIIRAGKGHLDADEIYQRARKKLPRISLSTVYRALAKFKESGLVEERHLDQNHHHYEISHQEHHHHLICTDCGRVVEFSLPISEIVAAVTQAGGFLIRGGEISLTGLCPECQKKTV; encoded by the coding sequence ATGCCGCTCGGTAAAACCGCTTTAAAAGCCACCGGCCAGCGGGCTGTCATCCTGGACATCATCCGGGCCGGCAAGGGACATCTTGACGCCGATGAGATCTACCAGCGCGCCAGGAAGAAGTTGCCGCGGATCTCCCTGTCTACGGTGTACCGGGCACTTGCCAAATTCAAGGAGAGCGGACTGGTTGAGGAACGGCACCTGGACCAGAACCATCACCACTATGAGATTTCCCATCAGGAACATCATCATCACCTGATCTGCACCGACTGCGGCCGGGTGGTTGAATTTTCACTCCCAATATCCGAGATTGTCGCCGCGGTAACGCAGGCAGGTGGCTTTTTAATCCGCGGAGGCGAGATCTCGCTCACGGGATTGTGCCCCGAGTGCCAGAAGAAAACGGTCTAG
- the cysE gene encoding serine O-acetyltransferase, whose translation MFKTIREDIRNVFDKDPAARGVFEVIFCYPGLHALWGYRVFHWFWKIRWHFLARWLSHWTRFLTGIEIHPGATIGKRFFIDHGMGVVIGETSIIGDDVLLYKGVVLGGTSLSKGKRHPTLENNVVIGSNATVLGNITIGEGGRVGAGSVVVKSVPPGSTVVGIPGRVVEEHKPKIVTDLEHGHLPDPVAEAVRYILAEQAKLEKRCEALEKIGGIVAPTDELKEKLEALAKEFDGGGI comes from the coding sequence ATGTTTAAGACCATTCGGGAAGACATCCGGAACGTGTTCGACAAGGACCCGGCGGCCCGGGGCGTTTTCGAGGTTATCTTCTGCTATCCCGGCTTGCATGCTTTATGGGGCTACCGTGTCTTCCACTGGTTCTGGAAAATCAGGTGGCACTTTCTGGCCCGCTGGCTGTCCCACTGGACCCGCTTCCTCACCGGCATCGAAATCCACCCCGGCGCCACCATCGGCAAACGGTTCTTTATAGACCACGGCATGGGCGTGGTCATTGGCGAGACTTCTATTATCGGCGACGATGTGCTGCTCTACAAGGGCGTGGTCCTGGGCGGCACCAGCCTGTCCAAGGGCAAGCGGCACCCGACCCTGGAGAACAACGTGGTCATCGGCTCCAACGCCACCGTGCTGGGCAATATCACCATCGGCGAGGGCGGCCGAGTCGGAGCGGGCTCTGTCGTGGTCAAGAGCGTGCCGCCGGGTTCTACCGTCGTTGGCATACCCGGCCGGGTTGTCGAGGAACACAAGCCTAAAATCGTCACCGACCTGGAACACGGCCATCTTCCCGATCCGGTGGCCGAAGCGGTGCGCTACATCCTGGCAGAGCAAGCCAAACTGGAAAAACGCTGCGAAGCCCTTGAAAAAATCGGCGGCATCGTGGCACCCACCGACGAACTAAAAGAGAAGCTAGAAGCCCTGGCCAAGGAATTCGACGGCGGCGGGATTTGA
- the cutA gene encoding divalent-cation tolerance protein CutA: MNDFNHVLVMVTAADNEEARLIAKVLLEQKKAACVSIMDGMNSSYWWKGEIENATESLLMVKTQAGFLSDVIEAVKEIHSYDNPEIIALPVIGGSEPYFEWLDESLEAKADEPAAP, translated from the coding sequence GTGAACGATTTTAATCACGTCCTGGTGATGGTCACCGCGGCGGACAACGAAGAGGCCAGGCTTATCGCCAAGGTGCTGCTGGAACAAAAAAAGGCGGCCTGCGTCAGTATCATGGACGGCATGAATTCAAGCTACTGGTGGAAGGGCGAAATCGAAAACGCCACCGAGAGCCTGCTCATGGTCAAAACTCAGGCTGGTTTCCTCAGCGATGTCATCGAAGCTGTCAAAGAGATCCACTCCTACGACAATCCGGAGATCATCGCCCTGCCGGTCATCGGAGGTTCAGAGCCCTACTTCGAATGGCTGGACGAGTCGCTGGAGGCGAAAGCCGACGAACCCGCCGCTCCGTAG
- the nadA gene encoding quinolinate synthase NadA, whose product MNTDSIVNKIRTLAAEKGAVILAHNYQLGEIQDIADFVGDSLELSQRAAEVKAKIIVFCGVHFMAETAAIISPESKVLLPDAHAGCPMADMITAAGLRRMKDKLPGRPVVCYVNSTAEVKAESDICCTSANAVKVVESLPEEEIIFVPDQYLGYYVQQQTNKRIHFWPGYCPTHARILPEYILELKAEHPGARAMVHPECRPEVAAVADAVLSTGGMIRYARDPGVKEFIVGTEMGIIHRLRKENPGKKFYPVSEQAVCPNMKLITLDKVLYALETEAPRVEVEAEVAAKARRAIERMLEVKV is encoded by the coding sequence ATGAACACTGACAGCATCGTCAACAAGATCAGGACTTTAGCCGCTGAGAAAGGCGCCGTCATCCTGGCCCACAACTATCAGCTGGGCGAGATACAGGACATCGCCGATTTCGTCGGCGACTCGCTGGAGTTGTCGCAGCGGGCGGCTGAAGTCAAGGCCAAAATCATCGTCTTCTGCGGCGTTCACTTCATGGCCGAGACGGCAGCCATCATCTCGCCGGAGTCCAAAGTGCTGTTGCCGGACGCCCATGCCGGCTGCCCCATGGCCGACATGATCACCGCCGCCGGCCTGCGGCGGATGAAGGACAAACTGCCGGGCCGGCCGGTGGTGTGCTACGTCAATTCCACCGCCGAGGTGAAAGCCGAAAGCGACATCTGCTGCACCTCGGCCAACGCGGTCAAAGTAGTTGAGAGCCTGCCGGAGGAGGAGATCATCTTCGTCCCTGACCAGTACCTTGGCTACTACGTCCAGCAGCAGACGAACAAAAGAATTCATTTCTGGCCGGGCTACTGCCCCACCCACGCCCGTATCCTGCCGGAGTACATACTTGAACTCAAAGCGGAGCATCCCGGCGCCAGGGCTATGGTCCATCCGGAATGCCGGCCGGAGGTGGCGGCGGTCGCCGACGCAGTGTTATCTACCGGCGGCATGATCCGCTATGCCCGCGATCCGGGGGTCAAGGAGTTCATCGTCGGCACGGAGATGGGCATCATCCACCGCCTCAGGAAGGAGAACCCGGGCAAGAAGTTCTACCCGGTTTCCGAGCAGGCGGTATGCCCCAACATGAAGCTGATCACGCTCGATAAAGTGCTTTATGCCCTGGAGACCGAGGCACCCAGGGTGGAGGTGGAAGCGGAAGTCGCGGCAAAAGCCCGCCGGGCAATCGAGAGAATGCTGGAGGTCAAGGTTTAG
- the fdhD gene encoding formate dehydrogenase accessory sulfurtransferase FdhD gives MTDNTARLDVIRVSEATAEPIGDEVAREAALTIFFNDMELVTMLCSPAEENYLAAGFLAAEGLIESAGDITSMTIDGVRGIARVTTKSSGEAGRIWKRFISSGCGRGATFYSAADVASRPVVSSMKLHPDQIYRLMKDFQERSEVFKTTGGVHAAALAAPGGIELFSEDIGRHNAVDKVFGRCLLEGIGTEDRILLVSGRISSEILLKTARRGIPFLISRSAPTDSGVKLAEKLGITLIGFVRGHRMNIYANPERIFTDKGPGTGGPE, from the coding sequence TTGACTGATAACACCGCCAGGTTGGACGTGATCCGCGTGTCTGAGGCAACGGCGGAGCCTATCGGCGACGAGGTCGCGCGGGAGGCGGCGCTGACCATATTTTTCAACGATATGGAACTGGTGACCATGCTCTGCTCCCCGGCCGAGGAGAACTATCTGGCGGCCGGTTTTTTAGCCGCCGAGGGACTTATCGAGTCGGCAGGGGATATTACCTCGATGACCATTGACGGCGTACGCGGCATCGCAAGGGTAACGACAAAAAGCAGCGGCGAGGCAGGCCGGATCTGGAAACGCTTCATCTCCTCCGGCTGCGGCCGGGGGGCGACATTCTACTCGGCTGCCGATGTTGCCAGCCGGCCGGTTGTTTCCTCGATGAAACTGCACCCCGACCAGATCTACCGACTGATGAAAGATTTCCAGGAGAGAAGCGAGGTTTTTAAGACGACCGGCGGCGTTCACGCCGCCGCCCTGGCGGCGCCCGGCGGCATCGAGTTGTTCTCCGAGGATATCGGCCGGCACAATGCCGTCGACAAGGTATTCGGCCGGTGCCTCCTCGAAGGCATCGGGACAGAGGACAGAATTCTGCTGGTTTCCGGGCGGATCTCGTCCGAGATACTCCTCAAGACCGCCCGGCGCGGCATACCATTCCTCATCTCCCGGAGCGCTCCCACCGATTCCGGGGTGAAACTAGCCGAAAAACTTGGCATCACCCTCATAGGCTTCGTGCGTGGCCATCGGATGAACATCTACGCCAACCCGGAACGAATATTCACTGATAAGGGGCCCGGCACCGGGGGCCCTGAATGA
- a CDS encoding methyltransferase domain-containing protein, translating into MPEQIQSTRIPSYYSVSFWRRWAKLYDRVVRLSFVPFGGERRFRQKFVAMAGLKDTDRVLDICCGTGSTTALIAPEVCQGQVIGVDLSPDMLAVAQKKNVAAWVSFQRASVDALPFSEGVFDHVFCSYGLHELPREIRAAALKEVRRVLKPGGKFLALDYGLPKNIIFKLPISAFVRLFENDTAYKMMKGSLAAEIIASGLDVIFQKWALGGMFQIISSIKTTEAGNLD; encoded by the coding sequence ATGCCGGAACAAATCCAATCCACCCGAATACCCTCGTATTACAGCGTCAGCTTCTGGCGGCGCTGGGCGAAACTGTATGATCGCGTTGTCAGGCTTTCCTTTGTCCCCTTCGGCGGAGAGAGGCGTTTCAGGCAAAAATTTGTGGCCATGGCCGGCCTCAAGGATACCGACCGGGTGCTGGACATATGCTGCGGCACGGGATCGACAACCGCGCTCATCGCCCCCGAGGTGTGTCAGGGACAGGTGATCGGCGTTGATCTTTCGCCGGATATGCTGGCCGTCGCCCAGAAAAAGAATGTGGCCGCCTGGGTTAGTTTCCAACGCGCCAGCGTCGACGCCTTGCCGTTTAGCGAAGGCGTTTTCGACCATGTCTTTTGCTCTTACGGGCTTCATGAGCTGCCCAGGGAAATCCGGGCCGCGGCGCTCAAGGAAGTCAGGCGGGTACTGAAACCCGGCGGCAAATTTCTGGCGCTGGACTACGGCCTGCCGAAAAATATCATTTTCAAGCTGCCTATTTCAGCTTTCGTCAGGCTGTTTGAGAACGACACCGCTTATAAAATGATGAAGGGCAGTCTGGCGGCGGAAATCATCGCCTCCGGCCTCGATGTGATTTTTCAAAAATGGGCGCTCGGGGGCATGTTCCAGATTATCAGCAGCATAAAGACAACTGAAGCAGGGAACCTTGACTGA